In Microbacterium sp. AB, a single genomic region encodes these proteins:
- a CDS encoding ABC transporter substrate-binding protein, producing the protein MPLIRRRLLAAAVLALALVTTGCTGASNNAEDNSTGNSGNSSDVFPVTIDHKFGETIITEKPETIVALSALSADNLISLGVLPDVTMPDTWAGDEDGYNPWTREAIEELGAEIPPTFPFNAAEIDYEEVLSYAPDLIFATEVIYDETVYERLSEIAPTIMAPAVDSGRDGWREQMLDTGAAVGELAAAEEIVATTEAVVADVRDAHPELEGHTFVMSRGLLDGDTSMLVYTSASRLTEYAAQLGLENASIADELAENESGYTGEVSLEELDTVDADLWIGFIYREESLDLTLDNALLGAWEPFATGNYFAITDRQLTQAMSFSTPLSIEWGASQLADAVAEVIENAEG; encoded by the coding sequence ATGCCCCTCATCCGCCGTCGGCTCCTCGCCGCCGCCGTCCTAGCGCTCGCGCTCGTCACTACCGGTTGCACCGGTGCCAGTAACAACGCCGAGGACAATTCGACTGGTAACTCCGGCAACTCGTCCGATGTATTTCCCGTGACCATTGATCACAAGTTCGGTGAGACGATCATCACCGAGAAGCCCGAAACCATCGTGGCCCTTAGCGCCCTGTCGGCGGACAACCTCATCTCGCTGGGCGTCCTTCCCGATGTGACAATGCCCGACACCTGGGCCGGAGATGAGGACGGATACAACCCCTGGACCCGCGAGGCAATCGAGGAACTGGGTGCCGAGATACCCCCAACATTCCCGTTCAACGCCGCCGAGATCGACTACGAGGAAGTTCTTTCCTATGCGCCAGATCTCATCTTCGCGACAGAGGTGATCTATGACGAGACGGTGTACGAGCGGTTGAGCGAAATCGCACCGACGATCATGGCGCCCGCAGTGGATTCCGGGCGAGACGGATGGCGCGAGCAGATGCTCGACACCGGCGCGGCTGTCGGCGAGCTGGCCGCGGCGGAGGAGATCGTAGCAACCACTGAAGCTGTCGTCGCTGATGTTCGTGACGCGCATCCTGAGCTCGAAGGCCACACATTTGTCATGAGCCGAGGTCTGCTGGACGGCGACACGAGCATGCTCGTCTACACCTCGGCTTCGCGCCTTACCGAATACGCGGCTCAGCTCGGACTGGAGAACGCGTCAATAGCGGATGAGCTTGCGGAGAATGAGAGCGGATACACCGGCGAGGTGAGCCTGGAAGAACTCGACACGGTGGACGCGGATCTGTGGATCGGGTTCATCTATCGGGAGGAGTCGTTGGACCTCACCCTCGACAATGCTCTTCTCGGCGCGTGGGAGCCGTTCGCCACAGGAAACTACTTCGCGATCACCGATCGTCAGTTGACGCAGGCGATGTCCTTCTCCACGCCACTCTCGATCGAATGGGGCGCTTCCCAGCTTGCGGACGCTGTCGCTGAGGTCATTGAGAACGCGGAGGGATGA
- a CDS encoding ABC transporter ATP-binding protein, whose product MSATNATDTTDTRPTGKSNTDVGTASGDAADQARPGVPEDRRLPVADARQSWRHAAGLLRARRWALGATTALLLAGSAAALLIPPALGWIVDAVIDGATLGRLAVYAGVVVAAGIVSALLLRTGGRMLVSTLQGALAELREEVFSAAVRLDQDAVEDAGSSDVVSRVTGDVEAITGAVSEVLPRFVQAGFTIVLTLVGLTLLDPWLALAALAAVPVQVFSTVRFLRRSRLLYRRLRREESDRGQAIIETVRGADTVIAHRAQQHHLEQIAERSLTAVETAREATRARNRFNAGLNTAEFLGLAAILAVGYWQATTAGLSVGAVTAAALFFHRLFGPIGALLSSIDDLQRAAAGLGRLVGVLQAHPALVPRRQIGDASVSIRSLSYRYAPDTPDALTHIDLDIPEGTTTVLVGISGSGKSTLAQLVAGVFAPTTGEVLIGGVPATEAGRDGRRAVLLVTQDTHLFTGTLADNLRLADPDASDTALRGALDAVAAGWVHDLPDGLDTVLEHDLDDARIQQLALARVLLADPPVVVLDEATAHGGADGTLDAAVAAAVQGRTAIIVAHRFAQAATANRIVVLQRGRILEQGTHTELLARPGSVYARLRAAADQTEHVHTGSTDSLPGRHDRGAR is encoded by the coding sequence ATGAGCGCCACCAACGCCACAGACACCACGGACACGAGGCCCACGGGAAAGAGCAACACCGATGTTGGGACAGCAAGCGGTGATGCCGCCGACCAGGCTCGCCCCGGTGTTCCGGAGGATCGGAGGCTGCCAGTGGCCGATGCCCGGCAGAGCTGGCGGCACGCGGCCGGGCTGCTGCGGGCACGACGGTGGGCGCTGGGGGCGACCACGGCATTGCTGCTGGCGGGGTCGGCGGCGGCGCTGCTGATTCCGCCGGCGCTGGGTTGGATCGTCGATGCGGTCATCGATGGCGCCACCCTGGGCCGCCTCGCCGTGTACGCCGGTGTGGTGGTCGCTGCCGGGATCGTGTCAGCGCTGCTGCTGCGCACCGGCGGCCGAATGCTGGTCTCGACGCTGCAAGGTGCGCTCGCGGAGCTGCGCGAGGAGGTGTTCTCCGCTGCCGTGCGGCTCGATCAGGACGCCGTCGAGGACGCCGGCAGCTCCGATGTCGTCTCCCGTGTCACCGGAGATGTCGAGGCGATCACCGGGGCGGTCTCCGAGGTGCTGCCGCGGTTCGTGCAGGCCGGGTTCACGATCGTGCTCACCCTCGTCGGGCTGACTCTGCTCGATCCCTGGTTGGCCTTGGCGGCGTTGGCCGCGGTCCCCGTGCAGGTGTTTTCGACGGTGAGGTTCCTGCGCCGTTCGCGTCTGTTGTACCGGCGGTTGCGGCGTGAGGAGTCCGACCGCGGGCAGGCGATCATCGAGACCGTCCGCGGTGCCGACACCGTCATCGCCCACCGCGCCCAGCAGCACCATCTGGAACAGATCGCCGAGCGGAGCCTGACCGCGGTCGAGACCGCACGAGAAGCCACCCGAGCCCGCAACCGATTCAACGCCGGACTCAACACCGCGGAGTTCCTGGGGCTCGCCGCGATCCTTGCGGTCGGATACTGGCAGGCCACCACCGCCGGGCTCTCGGTCGGGGCGGTGACGGCGGCGGCGTTGTTCTTCCACCGCCTGTTCGGCCCCATCGGCGCGCTGCTGTCCAGCATCGACGACCTCCAAAGGGCTGCCGCGGGCCTCGGGCGCCTCGTGGGAGTGCTGCAGGCGCATCCGGCCCTCGTCCCGCGCCGCCAGATCGGCGACGCCTCGGTCAGCATCCGCTCTCTGTCCTACCGGTACGCCCCCGACACCCCCGACGCGCTCACGCACATCGACCTCGACATCCCCGAAGGAACCACCACCGTCCTCGTCGGCATCTCCGGGTCGGGGAAGTCCACCCTCGCCCAGCTCGTGGCCGGGGTGTTCGCGCCCACGACAGGCGAGGTGCTCATCGGCGGGGTGCCGGCGACCGAGGCCGGCCGCGACGGGCGACGCGCGGTGCTGCTGGTCACCCAGGACACCCACCTGTTCACCGGCACCCTGGCCGACAACCTCCGCCTGGCCGACCCGGATGCATCGGACACCGCGCTGCGGGGCGCGCTGGACGCCGTCGCGGCCGGCTGGGTCCACGACCTGCCCGACGGGCTGGACACGGTGCTGGAGCACGACCTCGACGACGCCCGCATCCAGCAGCTCGCCCTCGCCCGTGTGCTGCTGGCCGATCCGCCCGTGGTCGTGCTGGACGAGGCCACCGCCCACGGCGGCGCCGACGGCACCCTGGATGCGGCCGTTGCCGCCGCGGTGCAGGGACGCACGGCGATCATCGTCGCCCACAGGTTCGCCCAGGCGGCCACCGCCAACCGGATCGTGGTCCTGCAACGCGGCCGCATCCTCGAACAGGGCACCCACACCGAACTCCTGGCTCGCCCCGGCAGCGTCTACGCCCGACTGCGCGCCGCCGCAGACCAGACCGAGCACGTGCATACCGGGAGCACGGACTCGCTCCCGGGAAGGCACGACCGCGGTGCCCGATGA
- a CDS encoding transposase: MGRPPVIPVEQKTRIVLSVLAGEVTIAEAARREKVSEQSIGRWKSDFLEAGKTGLAAGRSGPSTREQQLEAEVAELTQALGEAHLEVRVWKKSAEGRLGPSRTSR; this comes from the coding sequence ATGGGAAGACCACCTGTGATCCCGGTGGAGCAGAAGACGAGGATCGTGCTGAGCGTCCTCGCTGGCGAGGTCACGATCGCCGAGGCCGCGAGGCGTGAGAAGGTGTCCGAGCAGTCGATCGGCCGCTGGAAGTCTGACTTCCTCGAGGCGGGGAAGACGGGCCTGGCGGCGGGCAGGTCCGGTCCGTCGACGCGGGAGCAGCAGCTCGAAGCCGAGGTCGCGGAGCTGACCCAGGCGCTCGGGGAAGCGCATCTCGAAGTCCGCGTCTGGAAGAAGTCCGCCGAGGGCCGCTTGGGCCCTTCGAGGACCTCGAGGTGA
- a CDS encoding ABC transporter ATP-binding protein: protein MTSSFAEPVDTTVGSMLRIALLRARRGWRLAAATLGLMLHQAGEAAVPVLIGVVIDQAVVRRDPMALVVWLGVLAAVFVVLSVSYQRAMLGMVRVYGHGEHDLRQLAAGRVLHPRGRSAHRGVGEVLSVTTSDTFRVAGVAWSISEQAATMAALLAASIALVVISVPLGLGVLVGAVLVLWGMQALARPLEKLGMIEQSSVAGASQVATDTMAGLRIVRGLGAEDEVVRRYRIASAASLRGAVATARKLITYDTVSRAVSVVYLGALAFVAAWMATRGEITVGQLVTVVALAQFLQGSLAHIGTFGANWAHKRASARRLHALVADPFALPAGEQSVHGGGPALLTWVTDGGVVEARPGQLIGIRVEDASTARAVAARLGLRTPPTPGELFVHGIDVRDAGPEEYRAVVTAPPHDAAVFTGTLRENVTGQGAAATRWDEHVVRAVALDDVIEHLGSADAHIGESGRRLSGGQRQRVLLARALHTPGEVIVLDEPTTALDPLTEQHVAHGLRGLGRTIIVITSSPLLLDACHQVVDLRTAPQHDTGSREVAPEYVTEAPR, encoded by the coding sequence ATGACCTCCTCCTTCGCCGAACCTGTCGATACGACCGTGGGTTCGATGCTGCGCATCGCGCTGCTGCGTGCCCGACGGGGGTGGCGGCTGGCGGCGGCCACCCTGGGCCTGATGCTGCATCAGGCCGGTGAGGCGGCGGTGCCGGTGTTGATCGGGGTGGTGATCGATCAGGCGGTGGTGCGTCGAGACCCGATGGCTCTGGTTGTGTGGTTGGGGGTGCTGGCTGCCGTGTTCGTGGTGCTGTCGGTGAGCTACCAGCGAGCGATGCTCGGGATGGTGCGGGTGTACGGGCATGGGGAGCATGATCTGCGTCAGCTCGCCGCAGGCCGGGTGCTGCATCCGCGTGGCCGATCCGCCCACCGGGGTGTGGGCGAGGTGCTGTCGGTGACGACGAGCGACACCTTCCGTGTGGCGGGGGTGGCGTGGAGCATCTCCGAGCAGGCCGCGACGATGGCCGCACTGTTGGCGGCGAGCATCGCACTGGTGGTGATCTCGGTGCCACTGGGTCTCGGGGTGCTGGTCGGAGCGGTCCTGGTGCTGTGGGGGATGCAGGCGCTGGCGCGGCCGCTGGAGAAGCTGGGGATGATCGAGCAGTCCTCGGTCGCCGGCGCGAGTCAGGTGGCGACGGACACGATGGCGGGGTTGCGGATCGTACGAGGCCTGGGCGCGGAGGACGAGGTGGTGCGCCGGTACCGGATCGCGTCGGCTGCGTCATTGCGCGGGGCCGTGGCCACGGCGAGGAAGCTCATCACCTACGACACGGTCAGCCGTGCCGTCTCCGTCGTGTATCTGGGCGCGTTGGCGTTCGTGGCGGCGTGGATGGCCACTCGGGGCGAGATCACCGTGGGGCAGCTGGTCACGGTGGTGGCGCTGGCGCAGTTCTTGCAGGGCTCGCTCGCGCACATCGGGACGTTCGGGGCGAACTGGGCGCACAAGCGCGCTTCGGCCCGTCGTCTGCACGCCCTGGTCGCCGACCCGTTTGCCCTGCCCGCCGGCGAGCAGTCCGTGCACGGCGGCGGCCCGGCCCTGCTGACCTGGGTCACCGACGGTGGCGTGGTCGAGGCGAGACCTGGGCAGCTCATCGGTATCCGGGTCGAGGACGCCTCGACCGCTCGCGCCGTGGCCGCCCGCCTCGGCCTGCGAACACCGCCCACCCCCGGGGAGCTGTTCGTGCACGGGATCGACGTGCGGGATGCTGGACCCGAAGAGTACCGGGCCGTGGTGACCGCGCCGCCGCACGATGCGGCGGTGTTCACCGGCACGCTGCGAGAGAACGTCACCGGACAGGGTGCCGCGGCTACCCGGTGGGATGAACACGTGGTGCGGGCGGTGGCCTTGGATGACGTGATCGAGCACCTCGGCTCGGCGGATGCCCACATCGGTGAGAGCGGGCGCAGGCTCTCGGGTGGACAGCGTCAGCGGGTGCTGCTCGCACGGGCTCTGCACACCCCGGGCGAGGTGATCGTGCTGGACGAGCCGACCACCGCGCTGGACCCGCTCACCGAGCAGCACGTCGCCCACGGTTTGCGCGGCCTGGGCCGGACGATCATCGTCATCACCTCCAGCCCGCTGCTGCTGGATGCGTGCCACCAGGTCGTCGACCTCAGAACTGCACCACAACACGACACCGGGTCGCGCGAGGTCGCACCCGAGTACGTGACGGAGGCGCCACGATGA
- a CDS encoding helix-turn-helix domain-containing protein, producing the protein MTEASRSSLDEVVAQVDSSAPPLTGGAVPDGYLLRTRFLRYEYHDEENACSPQVHAHPEHVVFWPERGSATLEVDGIRRSITLGHGLWVPAGIPHRASRDDTTLAALHITPNAWTGKTSATVRAMTMIPALRELLTHIAYAGITKEQRVRAQHVCLDLISDEPGPMIDLPIPHDPRIADICRRLLADPTDDRSIDEWAQQHSTSSRTLARAFRSTTGMTFSQWRTCARMAQAIEHLGEGMPVGTVARRVGYSTIAAFSTAFHRVLGRPPHEFHPVDN; encoded by the coding sequence ATGACTGAGGCGTCCCGCAGCTCTCTTGACGAGGTGGTCGCCCAGGTCGACAGCTCTGCTCCACCGCTGACCGGCGGTGCTGTGCCCGACGGATACCTCCTGCGCACCCGCTTCCTGCGCTACGAGTACCACGACGAGGAGAATGCCTGCTCACCGCAAGTTCATGCCCACCCTGAGCATGTGGTCTTCTGGCCCGAGCGTGGCTCCGCCACCCTCGAAGTTGACGGCATACGCCGCAGTATCACTCTCGGACACGGCCTCTGGGTACCCGCCGGCATCCCGCACCGCGCCTCACGAGACGACACCACCCTCGCGGCGCTGCACATCACGCCGAACGCTTGGACCGGGAAGACAAGCGCCACTGTAAGAGCGATGACCATGATCCCCGCGCTACGCGAGCTTCTGACTCACATCGCGTACGCCGGAATCACGAAAGAGCAGCGCGTCCGGGCGCAACACGTCTGTCTGGACCTCATCTCCGACGAGCCAGGCCCCATGATCGACCTTCCCATCCCACACGACCCCCGGATCGCCGATATCTGCCGTCGGCTCCTCGCCGACCCGACCGACGACCGATCCATTGACGAGTGGGCACAGCAACACTCCACCAGCAGCCGCACTCTAGCCCGAGCATTCCGCTCCACCACCGGCATGACCTTCAGCCAATGGCGCACCTGCGCCCGCATGGCCCAAGCCATCGAACACCTCGGCGAGGGAATGCCCGTCGGCACGGTCGCCCGCAGGGTCGGCTACTCGACCATCGCCGCCTTCAGCACTGCCTTCCACCGCGTACTCGGCCGCCCTCCCCACGAGTTCCACCCCGTCGATAACTGA
- a CDS encoding integrase core domain-containing protein: protein MPTSRWCERFGVPERTWRRWQAKARQDRPPKGPWPQPARDAARPLVTKHALAKPEWGHRKIWAMTRHDGHRVSQATVLRLLRDDGLILPSEYQKQRRDLARARKDAFARTPTGPNQVWQLDFSEFETTSGGTWRLAGCRDWYSKYEHRFHTSPTANQYDAIAAVELALEDYEAMFGHPLIDACEVDPDTGEVTPAVTIVTDNGGPFRSLNFELFITRHPELTHVRTRVKSPGQNGSRERGFGTLKYERLFLDEIPDALTLVERAEDYRIEYNTIRPHEAIAWNRPAEVHLGHADPTIPNFEREETLPTT, encoded by the coding sequence ATGCCGACTTCGAGGTGGTGCGAGAGGTTCGGCGTGCCCGAGCGGACCTGGCGGCGCTGGCAGGCCAAAGCGCGGCAGGACCGCCCGCCGAAGGGCCCGTGGCCGCAGCCCGCGCGGGACGCCGCCCGGCCGCTGGTGACGAAGCATGCGCTGGCGAAGCCGGAGTGGGGGCACCGGAAGATCTGGGCGATGACCCGTCACGACGGGCACCGGGTCTCGCAGGCGACCGTGCTGCGGCTCCTCCGCGACGACGGGCTGATCCTCCCGTCGGAGTACCAGAAGCAGCGCCGCGACCTCGCCCGGGCGCGCAAGGACGCGTTCGCGAGGACCCCGACGGGCCCGAACCAGGTGTGGCAGCTGGACTTCAGCGAGTTCGAGACCACCAGCGGCGGCACCTGGCGGCTGGCCGGATGCCGAGACTGGTATTCGAAGTACGAGCACCGGTTTCACACGTCGCCGACGGCGAATCAGTACGACGCGATCGCCGCCGTCGAACTCGCCCTCGAAGACTACGAGGCGATGTTCGGGCATCCGCTCATCGATGCCTGCGAGGTCGACCCCGACACCGGCGAGGTGACACCCGCGGTGACGATCGTGACGGACAACGGCGGCCCGTTCCGGTCGCTGAACTTCGAGCTGTTCATCACCCGCCACCCCGAGCTCACGCACGTCCGCACCCGAGTGAAGTCGCCGGGGCAGAACGGGTCACGCGAACGCGGGTTCGGGACGCTGAAGTATGAGCGGCTGTTCCTCGACGAGATCCCCGACGCCCTCACTCTCGTCGAGCGCGCCGAGGACTACCGGATCGAGTACAACACGATCCGCCCTCACGAGGCGATCGCCTGGAACCGGCCAGCCGAGGTCCACCTCGGCCACGCCGACCCCACCATCCCCAACTTCGAAAGAGAAGAAACCCTGCCA
- a CDS encoding siderophore-interacting protein has protein sequence MTMPLTSARQAYPHLPEEYAPRIHRAEVVAVHRIGPGMIRVVLGGADMDDYPTTGIGDEFVRLFFPEHPDYEAPSPFLTDRGWDYPPGAEPSPARIYTIRGHRPGEVDIDFVEHEGGVAAAWAMQARPGQQVALNPPKAIYNRPEHMRRQLLIADEPALPAALRIAELTAADVETHLLLEVRGEKYRLFADAPDAVYTWLCGTGNGRAPSELARMLRRRGVDEETFVWVAAETKATRHIRTYLRQELGRSNESYTWRGYWTDKAEEWRARYDALGENVRARIQALHASDRNGDEVLDEVQKLYEAAGL, from the coding sequence ATGACGATGCCCCTGACGAGTGCGAGACAGGCGTATCCTCATCTTCCCGAGGAGTACGCGCCGCGCATCCATCGCGCTGAGGTGGTGGCGGTGCATCGAATCGGACCCGGCATGATCCGTGTGGTTCTCGGCGGTGCGGACATGGACGACTATCCCACGACCGGGATCGGGGATGAGTTCGTGCGGTTGTTCTTTCCCGAGCACCCTGATTATGAGGCGCCTTCGCCGTTCCTCACTGATCGTGGATGGGACTATCCTCCCGGAGCAGAGCCTTCCCCGGCGCGCATCTATACGATCCGCGGCCACCGACCGGGCGAGGTTGACATCGATTTTGTGGAGCACGAGGGGGGCGTCGCTGCAGCCTGGGCGATGCAAGCTCGACCGGGCCAGCAGGTCGCTCTCAATCCACCGAAAGCGATCTACAACAGGCCTGAACATATGCGCCGGCAACTGCTGATCGCGGACGAGCCCGCACTCCCGGCTGCTCTGCGGATAGCAGAGCTGACAGCGGCGGATGTGGAGACGCATCTGCTGTTGGAGGTGCGCGGCGAGAAGTACCGGTTGTTCGCGGATGCGCCGGATGCTGTGTACACCTGGCTGTGCGGCACAGGTAACGGTCGTGCTCCCAGCGAGCTGGCCAGGATGCTACGACGGCGGGGCGTGGATGAGGAGACCTTCGTGTGGGTTGCCGCCGAGACGAAGGCGACCCGCCACATCCGCACGTATTTGCGTCAGGAGCTTGGGCGTTCCAACGAGTCGTACACGTGGCGCGGGTACTGGACCGACAAGGCGGAGGAATGGCGCGCCCGCTACGACGCGCTCGGCGAAAACGTCCGCGCTCGTATCCAGGCGCTGCACGCGAGCGATCGTAACGGCGATGAGGTCCTTGATGAGGTTCAGAAGCTCTACGAGGCAGCCGGCTTGTGA
- a CDS encoding FecCD family ABC transporter permease: protein MTTTVTLAAAADEAEKESRGLARTNAVRLWTLAVAVVVLVAVAALSIAVGSRAIAPSTIWDALLSYDVANSEHLAIHELRVPRTVIGLIVAPALGLCGALIQAFTRNPLADPGILGVNAGAAFAVTLAVGVLGVTAPLGYVWFALLGAGGVTVLVYLLGSIGGSRATPAKLTLAGVALSAVLGGLTSAIVLSDIGTLDRMRFWGVGSIGGRDLSVALMFAPLIALGVLIAVLVARPLNALALGDELATSLGVRIGHIRIAVIVAVTLLAGTATALAGPIGFVGLMVPHVVRWFVGPDQRWIIAFTVIVAPILLLSADIVGRIILPSGELRVGLVTAIVGAPVLILLARRKSVSEL, encoded by the coding sequence GTGACGACCACGGTGACTCTCGCTGCGGCCGCAGACGAGGCCGAGAAGGAGAGCCGGGGGCTCGCGCGCACGAACGCTGTGCGTCTGTGGACGCTCGCCGTCGCTGTGGTTGTTCTGGTCGCGGTCGCGGCGCTGAGTATCGCGGTAGGGTCTCGCGCGATCGCACCGTCGACGATCTGGGACGCGCTGTTGTCCTATGACGTTGCCAACAGTGAGCACTTGGCGATCCATGAGTTGCGCGTTCCTCGCACGGTTATCGGCCTGATCGTCGCCCCGGCGCTCGGGTTGTGCGGCGCGCTCATCCAGGCCTTCACACGCAACCCGCTGGCCGACCCTGGCATCCTCGGCGTCAATGCCGGAGCGGCCTTTGCCGTCACTTTGGCTGTCGGAGTGCTCGGCGTCACCGCGCCACTGGGTTACGTGTGGTTCGCGCTCCTCGGTGCCGGAGGCGTTACCGTCCTGGTCTACCTCCTCGGGTCCATCGGCGGATCACGCGCGACACCGGCGAAGCTCACCCTCGCCGGTGTCGCGCTCAGCGCCGTCCTCGGCGGCTTGACCAGCGCGATCGTGCTCTCCGACATCGGGACGCTCGACCGGATGCGGTTCTGGGGCGTCGGCTCCATCGGCGGACGCGACCTCAGCGTCGCGCTCATGTTCGCACCGCTCATCGCTCTCGGTGTCCTGATCGCCGTTCTCGTTGCCCGCCCCCTCAACGCCCTGGCCCTCGGCGATGAGCTGGCGACCTCGCTCGGGGTGAGAATCGGTCATATCCGTATCGCGGTGATCGTGGCCGTCACGCTCCTGGCCGGCACCGCGACCGCTCTAGCAGGTCCGATCGGGTTCGTGGGCCTGATGGTGCCCCACGTGGTGCGCTGGTTCGTCGGACCGGATCAGCGGTGGATCATCGCGTTCACCGTCATCGTGGCTCCCATCCTGCTGCTGAGCGCCGACATCGTTGGCCGGATCATCCTGCCCAGCGGGGAGCTTCGTGTCGGACTCGTCACCGCGATCGTCGGGGCGCCGGTGCTGATCCTGCTCGCTCGCCGTAAGTCGGTGAGCGAGCTGTGA
- a CDS encoding FecCD family ABC transporter permease: MSTIQRSSPAAIDHGYLAVRARAGRVSDLLGVRGIIVGLILALATLALGIVSLGMGTYELSPGEVLEALIYLDADPRARLLVFEWRLPRVLFAIACGIALALSGAIFQSLTRNPLGSPDIIGFSAGSYTGAIVVMLWIGSSRYLDVAAGALIGGAVTATVVYLLAIRRGTVGSFRLIIMGIGVGALLNSLNSALMISTDVDSALLAAVWAAGSLNGLGHEQLWPMVTMLAVLLVLVTTVAPGVRQLELGDDAARALGVRANRVRAVAVVAAVSLTALVTAAAGPISFIALAAPQIARRLVGGTGLALVPSALVGAFVLLASDVIAQRVGFPVGVLTVIVGGGYLSWLLAAEYRRRT, encoded by the coding sequence GTGAGCACCATCCAGCGTTCGTCCCCGGCGGCTATTGATCACGGCTACCTAGCGGTCAGGGCGCGCGCCGGCCGCGTTTCTGACCTTCTCGGCGTTCGAGGCATCATCGTCGGGCTGATTCTGGCGCTCGCGACGCTGGCGCTCGGGATCGTCTCGCTCGGCATGGGCACCTACGAGCTGTCACCGGGTGAAGTGCTCGAAGCACTCATCTACCTCGATGCCGATCCGCGGGCGCGCTTGCTGGTGTTCGAGTGGCGGCTCCCGCGGGTGCTGTTCGCGATCGCCTGCGGCATCGCCCTCGCCCTCTCCGGTGCCATCTTCCAGTCTCTGACCCGCAATCCGTTGGGCTCCCCTGACATCATCGGCTTCTCTGCAGGTTCCTACACAGGTGCGATTGTCGTGATGCTGTGGATCGGTTCCAGCCGCTACCTCGATGTCGCTGCTGGCGCACTCATCGGCGGCGCGGTCACCGCCACCGTGGTGTATCTGCTGGCGATCCGCCGCGGCACGGTGGGAAGCTTCCGGCTGATCATCATGGGCATCGGTGTCGGCGCGCTGCTCAACTCACTCAACTCCGCACTGATGATCTCCACCGACGTGGACTCGGCCCTGCTCGCGGCCGTCTGGGCCGCGGGCTCGCTCAACGGGCTCGGCCACGAGCAGCTTTGGCCGATGGTCACGATGCTTGCCGTGCTGCTCGTACTCGTGACCACCGTTGCGCCGGGCGTGCGTCAGCTCGAACTCGGTGACGACGCCGCCCGCGCACTCGGAGTACGCGCCAACCGAGTGCGAGCAGTCGCGGTCGTTGCTGCTGTGTCACTGACCGCACTGGTGACCGCTGCCGCCGGTCCTATCTCGTTCATCGCCCTCGCGGCCCCGCAGATCGCCCGACGCCTCGTCGGAGGCACTGGACTCGCACTCGTGCCCTCAGCGTTGGTGGGGGCGTTCGTGCTGCTGGCATCAGATGTGATCGCCCAACGGGTCGGATTCCCGGTGGGTGTGCTGACCGTCATCGTCGGTGGTGGCTACCTGTCCTGGCTGCTGGCCGCCGAGTACCGGAGGAGAACATGA
- a CDS encoding ABC transporter ATP-binding protein encodes MTTTAPRTSAAVDAQDRITQNAIEVAGVRVGYDRRVICEDVSLTIPAGGYTAIIGPNACGKSTLLRAVARILPHAVGSILLDGQDISSIPTKKLATRLGLLPQSSLSPEGIRVADLVARGRYPHQGMFDRWSKTDEQIVVEAMAATGISDLSGRPVDELSGGQRQRVWVAMVLAQQTPTLLLDEPTTFLDITHQYGLLELFETLRRELERTIVVVLHDLNQAARYASHLIVMKDGDIVTAGPPSEIITAELIDEVYELPCRIVPDPETGAPMVIPKAVLR; translated from the coding sequence ATGACCACCACTGCCCCCCGCACGTCCGCTGCTGTCGACGCCCAGGACAGGATCACTCAGAACGCGATCGAGGTCGCGGGTGTGCGTGTCGGCTACGACCGTCGCGTCATCTGCGAGGACGTCAGCCTGACCATCCCTGCTGGTGGTTACACGGCGATCATCGGCCCGAACGCCTGCGGCAAGTCGACCCTGCTGCGCGCGGTCGCTCGCATCCTGCCGCACGCCGTGGGCAGCATCCTGCTCGACGGGCAGGACATCTCCAGCATCCCGACCAAGAAGCTCGCTACCCGCCTTGGCCTTCTGCCGCAGTCGTCGCTGTCGCCCGAGGGTATCCGAGTCGCCGATCTCGTCGCCCGAGGCCGTTACCCCCACCAGGGGATGTTCGATCGCTGGTCGAAGACCGATGAGCAGATCGTGGTGGAAGCGATGGCCGCGACAGGGATCAGTGACTTGTCTGGGCGCCCGGTCGATGAGTTGTCGGGCGGGCAGCGGCAGCGGGTCTGGGTGGCGATGGTCCTGGCCCAGCAGACCCCGACGCTGTTGCTGGATGAACCCACGACGTTCCTCGACATCACCCATCAGTACGGGTTACTGGAGCTGTTCGAGACCCTGCGACGCGAGCTGGAACGCACGATCGTGGTCGTGCTGCACGACCTGAACCAGGCCGCCCGCTACGCCTCCCACCTGATCGTGATGAAAGACGGTGACATCGTCACCGCCGGCCCGCCCTCCGAGATCATCACCGCCGAGCTGATCGACGAGGTCTACGAGCTGCCGTGCCGCATCGTGCCCGATCCCGAGACGGGAGCGCCGATGGTCATCCCGAAAGCCGTGCTCAGGTAG